A genomic window from Camelus ferus isolate YT-003-E chromosome 9, BCGSAC_Cfer_1.0, whole genome shotgun sequence includes:
- the NGF gene encoding beta-nerve growth factor isoform X2, translated as MSMLFYTLITALLIGIQAEPHTKSNVPAGHDVPQAHWTKLQHSLDTALRRAHSAPAGAIAARVAGQTRNITVDPKLFKKRRLRSPRVLFSTQPPPVAADTQDLDLEANRAASFNRTHRSKRSAPSHPIFHRGEFSVCDSVSVWVADKTTATDIKGKEVMVLGEVNINNSVFKQYFFETKCRDPNPDESGCRGIDSKHWNSYCTTTHTFVRALTMDGKQAAWRFIRIDTACVCVLSRKAGRRA; from the coding sequence ATGTCCATGTTGTTCTACACTCTGATCACAGCTCTTTTGATCGGCATACAGGCAGAACCACACACCAAGAGCAATGTCCCAGCAGGACACGACGTCCCGCAAGCCCACTGGACTAAACTTCAGCATTCTCTTGACACAGCCCTCCGCAGAGCCCACAGTGCCCCAGCTGGGGCGATAGCCGCCAGGGTGGCAGGGCAGACCCGCAACATCACCGTGGAccccaaactttttaaaaagaggcgACTGCGTTCACCCCGCGTGCTATTcagcacccagcccccacccgTGGCTGCAGACACTCAGGATCTGGACTTGGAGGCCAATCGTGCTGCCTCCTTCAACAGGACTCACAGGAGCAAGCGGTCAGCACCATCCCATCCCATCTTCCACCGGGGGGAGTTCTCTGTGTGCGACAGCGTCAGCGTGTGGGTTGCGGACAAGACCACCGCCACGGACATCAAGGGCAAGGAAGTGATGGTGCTGGGAGAGGTGAACATTAACAACAGTGTATTCAAACAGTACTTTTTTGAGACCAAGTGCCGGGACCCCAATCCTGACGAGAGCGGGTGCCGGGGCATCGACTCGAAGCACTGGAACTCGTATTGTACCACAACCCACACCTTCGTCAGGGCGCTGACCATGGATGGCAAGCAGGCTGCCTGGCGGTTTATTCGGATCGacacagcctgtgtgtgtgtgctcagcaGGAAGGCGGGGAGAAGAGCCTGA